The following proteins come from a genomic window of Pararhodobacter sp.:
- a CDS encoding 3-hydroxyanthranilate 3,4-dioxygenase — protein sequence MSKLKAFNFKAWIDEHRHLLKPPVGNQQIWEDADLMVTVVGGPNKRTDYHDDPVEEFFYQFEGNMVLKIYDGEEFYDVPIREGEIFLLPAHVRHSPQRPEVGSIGLVVEPKRQTGELDAIEWYCFECGTRVHRAEMQLTSIVDDLPPVYERFYNSIEDRTCPNCKAVHPGKEPPAGWVKI from the coding sequence ATGTCCAAACTGAAAGCGTTTAACTTCAAAGCCTGGATTGATGAGCATCGTCACCTCTTGAAGCCACCGGTTGGAAACCAGCAGATCTGGGAAGACGCGGATCTGATGGTGACGGTCGTTGGCGGCCCCAACAAGCGTACCGATTACCATGACGATCCGGTCGAGGAATTTTTCTATCAGTTCGAAGGGAACATGGTTCTCAAGATCTACGATGGCGAAGAATTCTACGATGTGCCGATCCGCGAAGGCGAGATTTTCCTGCTGCCGGCCCATGTGCGCCACTCACCGCAGCGCCCCGAAGTGGGGTCGATTGGTCTGGTTGTCGAACCCAAACGCCAAACCGGGGAACTGGACGCAATCGAGTGGTACTGCTTTGAATGCGGGACACGGGTTCACCGCGCCGAAATGCAGCTGACTTCAATCGTGGATGATTTGCCGCCGGTCTATGAGAGGTTCTATAACTCGATTGAGGATAGAACCTGCCCGAACTGCAAGGCGGTTCATCCGGGCAAAGAGCCTCCCGCAGGTTGGGTGAAGATCTAA
- a CDS encoding FAD-binding oxidoreductase, with translation MNSPRQTASLFDVIPTETEVVIVGGGIIGACTALELAKRGIPVVLFEKGSLGEEQSSRNWGWVRKMGRDVREMPMMIHAMKLWDDLPGVIGADPGFRRRGITYYCDKEQDMAKYEAWLKAMEPFGLDTHFVGRQRANELAPGNTRNFAGGLHTPSDGYAEPHLATRQIAEGARKLGAIIVEGCAVRGFETEGGRVSEAVTEKGRIKCKSVVLAGGIWSSLFARNQNARIPQLKMLSQTMRTRPIVGGPEGCGSGAGFGYRKRNDGGYNVGMRSAHAVDIVPDSFRYFRDYLPAMKNEWRAMKFRVGKRTWQETSMLGGWKLDQRTPFETYRIMRPVPGHKILDQATINIKKLFPQFRDMVVNERMSAWIDVTPDAIPAISPIEATPGFYISTGFSGHGFGIAPSAGQLMAELITGETPHVDPTPFRHSRFIDGSEIVHWPIGF, from the coding sequence ATGAACAGCCCCCGTCAGACTGCATCCCTTTTCGACGTCATCCCCACCGAAACCGAGGTCGTCATCGTCGGCGGCGGGATCATCGGCGCGTGCACCGCGCTGGAATTGGCCAAGCGCGGCATCCCGGTGGTCCTGTTCGAAAAGGGCTCGCTCGGCGAGGAGCAATCAAGCCGCAACTGGGGCTGGGTGCGCAAGATGGGTCGAGACGTGCGCGAAATGCCGATGATGATCCATGCGATGAAATTGTGGGATGACTTGCCGGGCGTGATCGGCGCCGATCCGGGTTTCCGGCGTCGGGGCATCACCTATTACTGCGACAAAGAGCAGGATATGGCCAAGTATGAGGCCTGGCTGAAAGCGATGGAACCCTTTGGTCTGGATACGCATTTTGTCGGACGCCAGCGGGCCAATGAACTGGCACCCGGCAATACGCGCAATTTCGCGGGCGGTTTGCACACGCCGTCAGACGGCTATGCAGAGCCCCATCTCGCCACCCGCCAGATCGCCGAAGGCGCGCGCAAACTGGGCGCGATCATCGTCGAGGGCTGCGCCGTGCGTGGCTTTGAAACCGAGGGCGGGCGGGTCAGCGAGGCGGTCACCGAAAAGGGCCGCATCAAGTGCAAGTCGGTGGTTTTGGCGGGCGGCATCTGGTCCAGCCTGTTTGCACGCAACCAGAATGCCAGGATCCCGCAGTTGAAAATGCTCAGCCAGACCATGCGCACCCGCCCGATCGTGGGTGGCCCCGAGGGCTGTGGTTCGGGCGCAGGGTTCGGCTATCGCAAGCGCAATGACGGCGGGTATAACGTCGGTATGCGCTCGGCGCACGCGGTCGATATCGTGCCCGACAGCTTCCGCTATTTCCGCGACTACCTTCCGGCGATGAAAAACGAATGGCGGGCGATGAAATTCCGGGTTGGCAAGCGGACATGGCAAGAGACGTCGATGCTGGGCGGCTGGAAACTGGACCAGCGCACCCCGTTCGAGACCTATCGCATCATGCGGCCGGTGCCGGGTCACAAGATCCTCGATCAGGCGACGATCAACATCAAGAAACTGTTTCCGCAGTTCCGCGACATGGTGGTCAATGAACGCATGAGCGCGTGGATCGACGTCACCCCCGATGCGATACCGGCGATCTCGCCGATCGAGGCCACGCCCGGCTTTTATATCTCCACGGGCTTTTCGGGGCATGGTTTCGGGATCGCGCCCTCGGCGGGGCAGTTGATGGCCGAATTGATCACCGGCGAGACGCCGCATGTCGACCCCACACCGTTCCGCCACAGCCGGTTCATCGACGGGTCAGAAATCGTCCATTGGCCGATCGGCTTCTAA
- a CDS encoding LysR substrate-binding domain-containing protein, whose translation MKRFNIRQIEAFRAVITLGSMTKAAELLGVSQPAVSRLMADFQDAVGFKLFRRQRGGAEPTEDARRLFQQVEKLFTGLEELNQEVQAIRSVTSGSISIAAMGLYANGMLPDVIARFRQRYPDIAISLDGRSQDRIAEWVGSGRADIGVVTLPIALASVDVRPLITRPALCVFPVDHPFAGRELIKAADLADQPFVSFPRGTPFRFEIDSLFDRAGIERQLLTEATTHEAVCNLVAAGLGVSIVSAFSPHLRRDPALVFRPFLPAIPITIGMIADEACLSVAARAFHQFVLDEVERLDARPKGHTAKHDGKTVPL comes from the coding sequence ATGAAACGCTTTAATATCAGACAGATAGAGGCATTTCGGGCGGTCATCACGCTGGGCAGCATGACCAAGGCCGCCGAGCTTCTGGGCGTTTCGCAACCCGCCGTCAGCCGACTCATGGCCGATTTCCAGGATGCCGTCGGATTCAAGCTGTTTCGCCGTCAACGGGGCGGCGCGGAACCGACCGAGGACGCGCGCCGCCTGTTTCAGCAGGTCGAAAAACTGTTCACGGGGCTTGAGGAACTGAACCAGGAAGTTCAGGCAATTCGCAGTGTTACCAGCGGTTCGATCTCGATCGCCGCAATGGGCCTCTATGCGAATGGCATGCTGCCCGATGTCATCGCGCGCTTTCGTCAACGGTATCCGGATATCGCGATCAGCCTTGATGGCCGCTCGCAAGACCGCATCGCCGAATGGGTGGGGTCTGGCCGGGCAGATATCGGCGTCGTGACCCTGCCGATTGCGCTGGCGTCGGTCGATGTGCGCCCGTTGATCACCCGCCCCGCCCTTTGTGTTTTCCCGGTGGATCATCCGTTTGCCGGGCGCGAGTTGATCAAGGCGGCGGATCTGGCGGATCAGCCGTTTGTCAGCTTTCCACGCGGCACGCCGTTCCGCTTCGAGATCGACTCACTGTTTGACCGGGCCGGCATCGAGCGCCAGTTACTGACCGAGGCCACGACACACGAAGCGGTGTGCAATCTGGTGGCCGCAGGGTTGGGCGTGTCCATCGTCAGCGCGTTTTCCCCGCATCTGCGCCGCGATCCGGCCTTGGTGTTTCGGCCCTTCCTTCCGGCGATCCCGATCACCATCGGCATGATTGCCGACGAAGCCTGCCTGTCGGTCGCTGCCCGCGCTTTTCATCAGTTCGTCCTTGATGAGGTCGAACGCCTCGACGCGCGACCCAAGGGTCACACCGCCAAACACGACGGCAAGACCGTCCCCCTATGA
- a CDS encoding molybdopterin-dependent oxidoreductase, producing MKRPLNASHWGAFRAEVVGGAVQRIVPFEHDPRPSPLNDVWPEMLTTDLRVARPSVRKGWLEGDRGAGRGQDSYVEIDWPEALDLVAREIGRIRAAHGNQALFAGSYGWSSAGRLHHARTLIRRFFGSIGGFVDQETNYSYGAAMAFLPRILGVQDAIGATVTSLETVREHCDVFLAFGGIPAKNWEIQAGGVGEHRFETFMSGVTDRVRTLNISPWRKDVEDSYGVEWLPIRPNTDAALIMALTQQIVAEGQADQAFLDRYVHGADRYFDYLMGRSDGVVKSPDWAENITGIPAQAIRDLAADLPGKRVMVSLTWSLQRARHGEQPYWAAIALAAALGQIGLPGGGFAFGYGSSNGMGNPDFRTPLFGLPISENATGQAIPVARIADMLLNPGAPYRYDGADRTYPDIKLVYWAGGNPFHHHQDLNRLRAAFRRPETVIVNECYWTATARHADIVLPATVTLERDDIGGASRDRYLLAMHKLVEPAGEARNDYAIFADLAERLGDRDAFTEGRTEADWLQVAWQEISARLAKRGINPPEFNEFWDDGYFEMPTPQDEYTMFADYRADPLAHRLGTPSGKIEIFSNGVAGELGQLGHPVWLDPEEWLGAAQTKVWPLHLLTPQPDRKLHGQMDSSTFVQAGKIHGRERLTLHPDDAAERGITDGQPVRVFNSRGACFAVAKLDDAVVPGVALLPTGSTYDPDGQTDRGSNPNVLTRDIGTSDLGQGCAAQSCLVQVERFDGRLPDLRVNQPPVFTANPL from the coding sequence ATGAAACGACCGCTCAATGCCTCGCACTGGGGTGCATTCCGGGCCGAAGTCGTGGGCGGCGCGGTGCAACGGATTGTTCCGTTCGAGCATGATCCAAGGCCCAGCCCCCTGAATGACGTTTGGCCGGAAATGCTGACAACGGATCTGCGCGTGGCGCGTCCATCAGTCCGCAAAGGGTGGCTGGAGGGCGACAGGGGTGCGGGTCGCGGTCAGGACAGTTACGTTGAAATTGACTGGCCCGAGGCGCTCGATCTGGTCGCCCGCGAGATTGGCCGCATTCGCGCCGCGCATGGCAATCAGGCGTTGTTTGCCGGGTCCTATGGCTGGTCCAGCGCCGGGCGGTTGCATCATGCGCGCACGTTGATCCGCCGGTTCTTCGGGTCGATCGGGGGCTTTGTCGATCAGGAAACCAACTACAGCTACGGCGCGGCAATGGCATTCCTGCCCCGCATTCTGGGCGTGCAGGACGCAATTGGCGCAACGGTGACAAGCCTCGAGACGGTGCGCGAGCACTGCGACGTGTTCCTGGCGTTCGGCGGCATCCCGGCCAAGAATTGGGAAATACAGGCGGGCGGCGTCGGTGAGCACCGGTTCGAGACCTTCATGTCGGGCGTCACCGACAGGGTTCGCACGCTCAATATCTCGCCGTGGCGCAAGGATGTCGAAGACAGCTACGGCGTCGAATGGCTGCCGATCCGGCCGAATACCGACGCGGCGCTGATCATGGCGCTGACGCAACAGATCGTCGCCGAGGGGCAGGCCGATCAGGCGTTTCTGGACCGTTATGTGCATGGCGCGGATCGCTATTTCGACTATCTGATGGGGCGCAGCGACGGCGTGGTGAAGTCGCCCGACTGGGCGGAAAACATCACCGGCATCCCGGCGCAGGCGATCCGCGATCTGGCGGCGGACTTGCCCGGCAAGCGGGTCATGGTCAGCCTGACCTGGAGTCTGCAACGCGCCCGCCATGGCGAGCAGCCCTATTGGGCCGCGATTGCCTTGGCGGCGGCGCTGGGGCAGATCGGCCTGCCGGGTGGCGGGTTTGCCTTTGGCTATGGCTCATCGAATGGCATGGGCAACCCCGATTTCCGCACGCCGTTGTTCGGCCTGCCAATCAGCGAGAATGCGACGGGGCAGGCGATTCCCGTGGCCCGCATCGCCGATATGCTGCTGAACCCCGGCGCGCCCTATCGCTATGACGGTGCGGACCGCACCTATCCGGACATCAAGCTGGTGTATTGGGCGGGCGGCAATCCGTTCCATCATCACCAAGACCTGAACCGGCTGCGCGCGGCGTTCCGCCGCCCTGAGACTGTCATCGTCAACGAATGCTATTGGACCGCCACTGCGCGCCACGCTGATATCGTGTTGCCGGCGACCGTGACCTTGGAGCGGGACGACATCGGCGGGGCCTCGCGCGATCGCTACCTGCTGGCGATGCATAAGCTGGTTGAACCCGCGGGCGAGGCGCGCAACGATTATGCGATTTTTGCCGATCTCGCCGAACGCCTCGGCGACCGTGACGCCTTTACCGAGGGCCGGACCGAGGCAGACTGGCTGCAAGTGGCCTGGCAGGAGATCAGCGCAAGACTGGCGAAACGCGGCATCAATCCGCCCGAATTCAACGAGTTCTGGGATGACGGTTATTTCGAGATGCCGACACCGCAGGATGAATACACGATGTTCGCCGACTACCGCGCCGACCCGCTGGCGCATCGGTTGGGCACGCCATCCGGCAAGATCGAGATTTTCAGCAACGGTGTGGCGGGTGAATTGGGCCAACTCGGCCACCCGGTCTGGCTGGACCCCGAAGAATGGCTGGGTGCCGCACAGACCAAAGTCTGGCCGCTGCACCTGCTGACGCCGCAACCGGACCGCAAGCTGCATGGCCAGATGGACAGTTCCACGTTTGTGCAAGCGGGAAAGATACACGGCCGCGAACGGCTGACCCTGCACCCTGACGACGCCGCCGAACGCGGCATCACCGACGGCCAACCCGTACGCGTTTTCAACAGCCGAGGCGCGTGTTTCGCGGTTGCAAAGCTGGATGACGCCGTGGTGCCGGGCGTGGCATTGCTGCCGACCGGCTCGACCTACGATCCCGATGGCCAGACGGATCGCGGCAGCAATCCCAACGTGTTGACCCGCGATATCGGCACCTCGGATCTGGGCCAGGGGTGTGCCGCGCAATCCTGTCTGGTGCAGGTCGAACGTTTTGACGGGCGTCTGCCCGACCTGCGCGTCAACCAGCCGCCCGTTTTCACCGCAAACCCACTTTGA
- a CDS encoding isochorismatase family protein gives MITTDKTARQIYHEWQAAPRVPPRGMGDRVALLNVDVQRRYTDTESFPSAYAGHPRQFEAINALATAVRANGMPVIWTYVAYLPSGVDAGWWSKLSDNPMSIHKVGHDSPQAEIDPRVVVKDSDLKLHKRMASAFFETHLLSYLIWHHIDTLIVTGGATSGCVRGTVVDAMSHGYRVIVPEETVTDREESAHYASLYDIAFKYGDVKPVDDVLAELSKRGTA, from the coding sequence ATGATCACCACAGACAAGACCGCCCGGCAGATCTATCACGAATGGCAAGCCGCGCCCCGCGTGCCGCCGCGCGGCATGGGTGATCGCGTGGCCTTGCTCAACGTTGATGTGCAGCGCCGTTACACCGATACGGAGAGCTTCCCCTCGGCCTATGCCGGCCACCCGCGCCAGTTCGAGGCGATCAACGCGCTGGCCACGGCGGTGCGCGCCAACGGGATGCCGGTGATCTGGACCTATGTCGCCTATCTGCCCTCGGGCGTCGATGCGGGCTGGTGGAGCAAGCTGTCCGACAATCCGATGTCGATCCACAAGGTCGGCCACGACTCGCCGCAGGCCGAAATCGACCCGCGTGTGGTGGTCAAAGACAGCGATCTGAAATTGCACAAGCGCATGGCCTCGGCCTTTTTCGAGACGCATCTGCTATCCTATCTCATCTGGCACCACATCGACACGCTGATCGTGACCGGGGGCGCGACCTCGGGCTGCGTACGCGGCACGGTTGTGGACGCGATGTCCCACGGCTACCGGGTGATCGTGCCCGAGGAAACCGTCACCGACCGCGAGGAATCGGCGCATTACGCCAGCCTCTATGACATTGCCTTCAAATACGGCGACGTGAAGCCCGTTGATGACGTGCTGGCCGAACTGTCCAAAAGGGGAACCGCATGA
- a CDS encoding dihydrodipicolinate synthase family protein — translation MKYTKHDAKAYAREKLTGIWAAALNPFNDDFSLNEAGLRSNIRHWIDDLKIKGLFVAGKQGEFFSMSVEERKRSIEISVDECAGKAGVIVSVSDQNMDTALELAHFAQEAGADFIVLHAPVLSFVQNRGEVLYQYYKTFCDQLDIGIAMWSHPDSGYLMEPEECARIAELPNIVAIKYSVPREMYVRLHHMVGDTIQVSTSSEDEWLDNIEELGWRLYLCSSPPYHLQTAKDLRMHEYTELAFAGKFKEAREVRDSLNPVREAMRLSKPADKPTAFGKYWQELLGQTGGRVRRPMLELSDAEKATIRHAFEGCGLKL, via the coding sequence ATGAAATATACCAAACATGACGCCAAAGCCTATGCTCGTGAGAAGTTGACCGGTATTTGGGCTGCGGCCTTGAACCCGTTCAATGATGACTTCTCGCTGAATGAAGCCGGATTGCGGTCGAATATCCGCCACTGGATTGATGATCTGAAGATCAAGGGTCTGTTTGTAGCGGGCAAGCAGGGCGAGTTTTTCTCGATGAGCGTCGAGGAGCGCAAGCGCAGCATTGAAATCTCGGTGGACGAATGCGCGGGCAAGGCGGGGGTCATCGTTTCGGTGTCCGATCAGAACATGGACACGGCGCTGGAGCTGGCCCATTTTGCGCAAGAGGCGGGCGCGGATTTCATCGTGCTTCATGCGCCGGTGTTGAGCTTCGTCCAGAACCGCGGCGAGGTCTTGTATCAATATTACAAGACCTTCTGCGACCAGTTGGATATAGGCATCGCGATGTGGAGCCACCCTGACAGCGGCTATCTGATGGAGCCCGAGGAATGCGCCCGGATCGCCGAATTGCCCAACATCGTCGCGATCAAATACTCGGTCCCGCGTGAGATGTATGTGCGGTTGCACCACATGGTGGGCGACACCATTCAGGTCTCGACCTCCAGCGAAGATGAGTGGCTCGACAACATCGAGGAGCTTGGCTGGCGGCTGTATCTGTGCTCGTCGCCGCCCTACCATCTGCAAACCGCCAAGGATTTGCGGATGCACGAATACACCGAGCTTGCCTTTGCCGGAAAGTTCAAAGAGGCCCGCGAGGTGCGCGATAGCCTCAACCCCGTGCGTGAGGCGATGCGCCTGTCGAAACCGGCTGACAAGCCGACCGCCTTCGGGAAATACTGGCAAGAATTGCTGGGCCAGACGGGGGGGCGCGTGCGCCGTCCGATGCTGGAACTCAGTGACGCGGAAAAAGCGACCATCCGCCACGCGTTCGAAGGATGCGGACTGAAGCTCTGA
- a CDS encoding VOC family protein encodes MSIAFDHFVLLVNDLDAAARDFEALGFTVLERADTSHGTTIFKFVSFADGSYILLTAFTSDEGRKGHRLGTVLDAGEGWADYSFVVPDATAAGTALVSAGFAARGPVSVSNVLAGGEKWGLDLLMTGRGAGGDAALPFLISDVEGRGHRIPGPSTHANGATGIASVTVSSANPRRVADTLVAIGGKDVATPHAIRVHFGAEFVEILTLEAAPNGRPGGGIVSVTLKGGAAGQALDLTLAHNAPMVFSEGQA; translated from the coding sequence GTGAGCATTGCCTTTGACCATTTCGTTCTGCTGGTAAACGACCTTGACGCCGCCGCGCGAGACTTTGAGGCGCTGGGCTTCACCGTGCTGGAGCGCGCGGATACCAGCCACGGCACGACGATCTTCAAATTCGTGTCGTTCGCGGATGGGTCGTATATCTTGCTGACCGCGTTCACCAGCGATGAGGGGCGCAAGGGGCACCGTCTGGGCACCGTGCTGGACGCGGGCGAAGGATGGGCGGATTATTCCTTTGTCGTGCCTGACGCCACGGCTGCCGGAACCGCGCTGGTTTCCGCCGGTTTTGCGGCACGGGGGCCGGTTTCGGTGTCGAACGTCTTGGCGGGCGGCGAGAAATGGGGACTCGATCTGTTGATGACCGGGCGCGGCGCAGGGGGAGACGCGGCGCTGCCGTTCCTGATCTCGGATGTCGAGGGGCGCGGCCACCGTATCCCCGGCCCGTCCACACACGCCAACGGCGCCACTGGCATCGCCAGCGTCACGGTGTCCAGCGCCAACCCGCGCCGCGTCGCGGATACGCTGGTGGCGATCGGCGGCAAGGACGTCGCAACCCCGCATGCCATTCGCGTGCATTTCGGTGCCGAATTCGTTGAAATCCTGACACTGGAGGCGGCACCGAATGGCCGCCCCGGCGGTGGGATCGTCAGCGTCACGCTCAAGGGCGGCGCGGCGGGGCAGGCGCTGGATCTGACCCTCGCGCATAACGCGCCAATGGTATTCAGCGAGGGGCAGGCATGA
- a CDS encoding polysaccharide deacetylase family protein, whose product MTRLSDPKSYDYAPYQNRPKITWPGGARVAFWVAPNIEFYELAPPPSPTRTVWYRPEPDVINYSMRDYGNRVGFHRMADVMAKYGVRGSVSLNVAVCDHFPEIIERCCELEWELFSHGVYNTRYLYNMTEDQQREIIRDCRETILRASGQSLDGWLSPAISNGETTQDLLAEEGIKYTLDLFHDDQPMPVRTRSSNRLVSVPYMMECNDVPVLNFKNISPRNYLQIIKDHFDQLYEEGADSGTVMCIPLHPYLIGQPHRLSILDEALAYVTKHDDVWLATGREIAAHFEANHYDQFTDWMKPFNAEVVA is encoded by the coding sequence ATGACCCGTCTGTCCGATCCGAAAAGCTATGACTACGCGCCGTATCAGAACCGGCCCAAGATCACCTGGCCCGGTGGCGCGCGCGTCGCGTTCTGGGTCGCGCCGAACATCGAGTTTTACGAACTCGCACCGCCGCCCAGCCCGACCCGCACCGTCTGGTATCGGCCCGAGCCCGACGTGATCAACTATTCCATGCGCGATTATGGCAACCGCGTCGGCTTTCACCGCATGGCCGATGTGATGGCGAAATACGGCGTGCGCGGCTCTGTTTCGCTGAACGTCGCGGTCTGCGACCATTTCCCCGAGATCATCGAACGCTGCTGCGAACTGGAATGGGAGCTGTTCAGCCACGGCGTCTACAATACCCGCTATCTCTACAACATGACCGAGGACCAGCAGCGCGAGATCATCCGCGACTGCCGCGAAACGATCCTGCGCGCGTCGGGGCAATCGCTGGACGGCTGGCTCTCGCCGGCCATTTCCAACGGCGAGACCACGCAGGATTTGCTGGCCGAGGAAGGCATCAAATACACGCTGGACCTGTTCCATGACGACCAGCCGATGCCGGTGCGGACTCGGTCCAGCAACCGGCTGGTCAGTGTGCCCTACATGATGGAATGCAACGACGTGCCGGTGCTGAACTTCAAGAACATCTCGCCGCGCAACTATCTGCAGATCATCAAGGATCATTTCGATCAGCTTTACGAGGAAGGCGCCGACAGCGGCACCGTGATGTGCATTCCGCTGCACCCCTATCTGATCGGCCAACCGCACCGGCTGTCGATCCTGGACGAGGCGCTGGCCTATGTCACCAAACATGACGATGTGTGGCTGGCGACGGGCCGCGAGATTGCGGCGCATTTCGAGGCCAATCATTATGACCAGTTCACCGACTGGATGAAGCCCTTCAACGCTGAGGTGGTGGCATGA
- a CDS encoding LysR substrate-binding domain-containing protein produces the protein MIIAKHSRIVDRALTRLKLRQLRLLVAVGNHGSIQNAARELGISQPAATKMIQDLEIDFEVTLFTRTNRGVIPTVFGDTLIRHGKLIFAQVSNAAQELDDLNDGNSGRVVVGTLLAASTKLLPAAIAMVLRERPKLAIKIVEGTNEILMPALLSGEIDLVVGRLPSHRHRDKLKQEKLFDDCVTAVVGNKHPLAQHKAVPFDQIKPFGWILPPPETTMRRQIDQFFISQDQYSPPFAIESVSYLANRAMLQTSDWIGLMPAEVVQQDVENGYLTALDWEVPLGQSPIGLTYRRDNSLSPAGQAFKDALHRAALDR, from the coding sequence ATGATCATCGCCAAACACTCACGGATTGTGGACCGTGCCTTGACGCGGCTGAAACTGCGTCAACTGCGATTGCTGGTTGCGGTCGGCAATCATGGCAGCATCCAGAATGCCGCGCGTGAATTGGGCATATCGCAACCCGCCGCGACCAAGATGATCCAGGACCTCGAAATTGATTTCGAGGTGACCTTGTTCACCCGCACCAATCGCGGCGTTATTCCCACGGTCTTTGGCGACACGCTGATCCGGCATGGCAAATTGATCTTTGCGCAGGTCTCGAACGCCGCGCAAGAGCTGGATGATCTGAACGACGGCAACAGCGGCCGGGTGGTTGTTGGCACCTTGCTTGCGGCGTCGACAAAACTCCTGCCCGCGGCAATCGCGATGGTGCTGCGCGAGCGTCCCAAGCTGGCCATCAAGATCGTCGAAGGGACCAATGAAATCCTGATGCCGGCGCTGCTGTCCGGGGAAATCGACCTGGTTGTCGGGCGACTTCCATCACATCGCCATCGCGACAAGCTGAAACAGGAAAAGCTGTTTGACGACTGCGTGACGGCGGTGGTTGGCAACAAACACCCCCTGGCACAACACAAGGCGGTTCCGTTCGATCAGATCAAGCCGTTTGGCTGGATCTTGCCGCCGCCTGAAACCACCATGCGCCGCCAGATCGACCAGTTCTTTATCAGCCAGGACCAATATTCGCCCCCTTTCGCGATCGAGTCCGTCTCGTATCTGGCCAACCGGGCGATGTTGCAAACCAGCGACTGGATCGGGTTGATGCCGGCCGAAGTGGTGCAGCAAGATGTCGAGAACGGCTATCTCACGGCGCTGGATTGGGAGGTTCCGCTGGGCCAAAGCCCGATTGGCCTGACGTATCGCCGCGACAACTCGCTCTCTCCGGCGGGACAAGCGTTCAAGGACGCGCTGCACCGTGCCGCCCTAGACCGCTGA
- a CDS encoding polysaccharide deacetylase family protein: MSVITKDYFDYPQRGKGLDHDRFDRRYLRDLPKANWPDGQRLKIWVTVHFEHFPMDMPAKPFVAPGGMDRPYPSVWDYSTRDYGNRVGAFRLFKVLDKHSIRATAAMNSAVAARYPYLVQEILRRKWEIAAAGVDMGKLHHGDLDRATEEALVAESFGTLRKLTGQDVTGWHSPAHSQSADTPDLVAAQGGKYLADWINDDMPYAFRTAAGEVTQMPLSWDLSDHKILFTQNMPITDYEWQINAAFDALLAESQERGARVLSLSLSPWIIAQPSRIRALDRLLTRFTKTEGVGAATGDDLRRAWLEMQG; encoded by the coding sequence ATGAGCGTGATTACCAAGGACTATTTCGACTATCCACAGCGCGGCAAGGGCTTGGATCACGACCGGTTCGACCGCCGTTATCTGCGGGATCTGCCAAAGGCGAATTGGCCCGATGGTCAGCGCCTGAAGATCTGGGTGACCGTGCATTTCGAGCACTTCCCGATGGACATGCCCGCCAAACCCTTTGTCGCGCCCGGCGGCATGGACCGGCCCTATCCCAGCGTCTGGGACTATTCGACCCGCGATTACGGCAACCGGGTCGGCGCGTTCCGGCTGTTCAAGGTGCTCGACAAACACAGCATTCGCGCCACGGCGGCGATGAATTCCGCAGTTGCGGCGCGCTATCCCTATCTGGTGCAGGAAATCCTGCGCCGGAAGTGGGAGATCGCGGCGGCGGGTGTCGATATGGGCAAGCTGCATCATGGCGATCTGGATCGCGCGACCGAGGAAGCCTTGGTGGCCGAGTCCTTTGGCACCCTGCGCAAACTGACAGGGCAGGACGTGACCGGCTGGCATTCGCCCGCGCATTCGCAATCGGCGGATACGCCTGATTTGGTGGCGGCGCAGGGTGGCAAGTATCTGGCCGACTGGATCAACGACGACATGCCCTATGCCTTCCGTACCGCGGCGGGCGAGGTCACGCAGATGCCGCTGTCCTGGGACCTGTCGGATCACAAGATCCTGTTCACCCAGAACATGCCGATCACCGATTACGAATGGCAGATCAACGCGGCCTTTGATGCGCTTTTGGCCGAAAGCCAGGAGCGCGGCGCGCGGGTGCTGTCGCTGTCGCTGTCGCCGTGGATCATCGCGCAACCCAGCCGGATCAGGGCGTTGGATCGCCTGCTGACCCGGTTCACCAAGACCGAGGGCGTCGGGGCGGCAACCGGTGACGACCTGCGCCGGGCATGGTTGGAGATGCAAGGCTGA